The proteins below come from a single Leptolyngbya iicbica LK genomic window:
- a CDS encoding DUF3067 family protein, whose protein sequence is MTGSELHELIISKWGYSFDVQFRRLQDQIFLQVMWRYLEQVSFPLTEAEYLAHLNEVATYLVGWGQADHIRQAINDTRDRPRLGKAVSIPLNLGERSSEWLLDFN, encoded by the coding sequence ATGACCGGTTCAGAGTTGCATGAACTCATTATCTCTAAATGGGGATACTCCTTTGATGTGCAGTTTCGACGGCTGCAAGACCAAATTTTTTTGCAAGTGATGTGGCGATATTTGGAGCAAGTGTCATTTCCGCTGACGGAAGCAGAGTACCTGGCTCACTTAAATGAGGTAGCGACCTATTTGGTGGGATGGGGGCAAGCCGATCATATTCGTCAGGCGATTAACGATACGCGCGATCGGCCCCGCCTTGGTAAAGCTGTCAGTATTCCCTTGAACTTAGGTGAACGAAGTTCAGAATGGTTGCTTGACTTTAATTAG
- the petC gene encoding cytochrome b6-f complex iron-sulfur subunit, translating to MTQASGMSDTPSLGRRQFMNLLTLGAASGAVGGMLYPVISYFVPPSSGAAGGGTLAKDSLGKDVVASEFLASHGPEARVLTQGLKGDPTYLVVTEDGNLEKYGINSVCTHLGCVVPWNASENKFMCPCHGSQYDATGKVVRGPAPLSLALAHADITEDDKVSLTDWTETDFRTGESPWWA from the coding sequence ATGACTCAAGCTTCTGGAATGTCTGACACGCCCAGCCTGGGACGGCGTCAGTTTATGAATCTCCTCACCCTTGGTGCGGCCTCTGGAGCAGTTGGCGGTATGTTGTATCCCGTCATTAGTTACTTTGTGCCTCCGTCGAGTGGAGCCGCTGGTGGTGGGACTTTAGCAAAAGATTCCCTGGGCAAAGATGTAGTGGCGAGCGAGTTTTTGGCTAGTCACGGCCCGGAAGCGCGCGTCTTGACTCAGGGCCTCAAGGGTGACCCCACTTATCTGGTGGTGACTGAAGATGGCAATCTGGAAAAGTACGGCATTAATTCTGTCTGTACTCACCTGGGCTGCGTTGTGCCCTGGAATGCCAGCGAAAACAAGTTTATGTGCCCTTGTCATGGATCTCAGTATGACGCTACCGGTAAGGTGGTGCGGGGACCCGCTCCGTTGTCTCTGGCGCTTGCCCATGCTGACATTACAGAAGACGATAAGGTGTCGCTGACTGACTGGACTGAGACTGACTTCCGGACGGGCGAATCGCCTTGGTGGGCTTAA
- the petA gene encoding cytochrome f, which yields MKTPILKSCLRDRSWLGAETVKRLSVAIAAAFILLSGVVVMPESAQAYPFWAQENYEAPREATGRIVCANCHLAEKPTYVEVPQAVKPDSVFKAVVKVPYDLDTQQVLGDGSKGGLNVGAVLMLPEGFKLAPPDRIPEEMKEEVGSTYFLPYSEEQDNILLVGPVPGEQYQEIVFPILSPDPAQDRNIKFGKYAVHVGGNRGRGQVYPTGQNSNNGAVKSTAAGTISAISALDAGGYDVTVTADSGATTTISVPAGPELIVSEGDAITAGGLLTNDPNVGGFGQADTEIVLQSPGRIKGLMAFIAAVMLTQIMLVLKKKQVERVQAAEGLSL from the coding sequence ATGAAGACCCCAATTCTGAAGAGTTGTCTTCGCGATCGCTCCTGGCTCGGAGCCGAAACCGTTAAGCGCTTATCGGTAGCGATCGCAGCAGCTTTTATTTTGCTCTCTGGTGTGGTTGTGATGCCAGAGTCTGCCCAGGCGTATCCGTTTTGGGCTCAGGAAAATTATGAAGCGCCCCGTGAAGCGACCGGGCGTATCGTATGCGCTAACTGCCACCTAGCTGAGAAACCGACCTATGTCGAAGTCCCTCAGGCGGTCAAGCCTGACTCAGTTTTCAAGGCTGTGGTTAAGGTGCCCTACGACTTAGATACCCAGCAGGTGCTGGGTGACGGCAGCAAAGGTGGCTTGAATGTGGGTGCCGTCCTCATGTTGCCGGAAGGCTTTAAGCTTGCTCCCCCAGATCGGATTCCGGAGGAAATGAAGGAGGAAGTTGGTAGCACTTACTTCTTGCCTTATTCCGAAGAACAAGACAATATTCTGCTGGTTGGCCCGGTACCGGGTGAACAGTATCAGGAAATTGTTTTCCCCATCTTGTCGCCGGATCCAGCTCAGGATCGGAACATCAAATTTGGTAAATACGCCGTACATGTTGGTGGCAACCGGGGTCGCGGCCAAGTCTACCCGACTGGCCAAAACAGCAACAACGGTGCAGTCAAATCCACCGCAGCGGGAACGATTTCAGCCATCTCTGCGTTGGACGCTGGTGGCTATGACGTTACGGTTACGGCTGACAGTGGTGCTACCACGACTATCTCAGTGCCTGCTGGCCCTGAACTAATCGTCTCGGAAGGTGATGCCATCACTGCCGGCGGTCTGCTGACTAATGACCCCAATGTGGGCGGTTTTGGTCAGGCTGACACCGAGATTGTGCTTCAGAGTCCTGGTCGCATTAAGGGCTTAATGGCGTTCATCGCGGCTGTCATGCTGACACAAATCATGTTGGTGCTGAAGAAGAAGCAGGTCGAGCGGGTGCAGGCCGCAGAAGGCCTCAGCCTTTAG
- a CDS encoding AAA family ATPase — protein MQILSVTLKNFKTHQDKHFTFAPGTNAICGENGAGKTSILEAIAWALFNYIGDYAKDDLIRNGSGSAEVTVEFISNQDGRTYTVQRHTNKGYTIFDPQLNERLPYTRIKDEVLPWLRDHLGVSPGTDLGELFARTIGVPQGTFTADFLQSAENRKAVFDKVLKVEEYKTVYKDLNSLRRFAEAKVAAVDAEIAGYEEQLAGLEELQARHQQVITEISTSEAQIKTLETQLATLQQERDALKAQTDAVQKLQTERQQVQAQLDGQQQAIALLTQSLNQAQAAAKICAETRPAYQAYQTAEQELQALTQRQTDRQARQKKQQQLQKTLDTRAADLTRLKVQLEGFATAAQEIQQLAPAVQEQTRLEAQLQTLQQQQTALAQVRGELQASEKQTQQQAQQVEQLQQELTRLQALEAAVATLHEVEQQRDRLQQQLSRIEAARQFETELRQLVERGQASCDRHQSEANTALDTLADLQQSIPVLSVDSITSLKSALESGVTINRAIVADVEKILADLSTQTDADQLRSQLQAAKSRLTQLSQQQATLATRPAKQQQLTRLQTQQQTLAEHTQTLQSQLAAGDDLATQLATLQTALAQLEDPKGRTAVLSRSLQQQPTVQKRYDEMQTAQTGIQKQIDELTAELAEFDDLDAAIATHNQAKQAHQAGYLQYLQNEKAAQDESRLTQDLATAQTALVAKQQAREQVQTQLDQALADFDPQRAQQVDASYQSVRSERDRLAGSLPSQQQRLQDYQRQIDALKAVADKRDAATAERQQRDRIKRFINFARKAYKEAGPRITERYVQQISREGDRLFRELINRPNVALTWTRDYEILVQEGPNKRRFVNLSGGEQMCAALAVRLALLKVLADIDIAFFDEPTTNMDRPRRESLAEAIARIRSFNQLFVISHDDTFEKVTENVIVVEREA, from the coding sequence ATGCAGATTCTTTCCGTCACGCTCAAAAACTTCAAAACCCATCAGGACAAACATTTCACCTTTGCCCCTGGCACCAATGCCATTTGTGGTGAAAACGGCGCGGGCAAAACGAGCATTTTGGAAGCGATCGCCTGGGCACTATTTAACTACATCGGCGACTATGCCAAAGACGACCTGATTCGCAACGGCAGCGGCAGTGCGGAAGTCACGGTGGAGTTCATCTCCAACCAAGATGGGCGTACCTACACCGTGCAGCGCCATACCAATAAGGGCTATACGATTTTTGACCCGCAGCTGAACGAGCGCTTGCCTTACACCCGCATCAAAGACGAAGTGCTGCCGTGGCTGCGGGATCATCTCGGAGTCTCCCCCGGCACCGACCTGGGCGAACTGTTTGCCCGCACGATTGGGGTGCCCCAGGGCACCTTTACCGCTGACTTTTTGCAGTCCGCCGAAAATCGCAAAGCCGTCTTTGACAAGGTGCTCAAGGTCGAGGAGTACAAGACCGTCTACAAAGACCTGAACAGCCTGCGCCGCTTTGCCGAAGCGAAAGTCGCTGCGGTGGATGCGGAAATTGCGGGATATGAGGAGCAACTGGCCGGTTTAGAGGAGTTGCAGGCTCGCCATCAGCAGGTGATTACCGAAATCAGCACCAGCGAGGCGCAGATCAAAACTTTGGAAACGCAACTCGCCACCCTGCAACAGGAGCGCGATGCCCTTAAAGCCCAGACCGACGCCGTGCAAAAGCTGCAAACCGAACGCCAACAGGTCCAGGCTCAACTTGATGGCCAGCAGCAAGCGATCGCCCTCCTCACCCAATCCCTCAACCAGGCCCAAGCCGCCGCTAAAATCTGCGCCGAGACCCGTCCCGCCTATCAGGCCTATCAGACGGCAGAACAGGAATTGCAAGCCCTGACCCAACGTCAAACTGATCGCCAAGCCCGGCAGAAAAAGCAGCAGCAGCTCCAAAAAACTCTGGACACCCGCGCCGCTGACCTCACCCGTCTCAAAGTCCAGCTGGAAGGGTTTGCCACCGCCGCCCAAGAAATTCAGCAGTTAGCCCCCGCTGTTCAAGAGCAAACGCGATTGGAAGCGCAACTCCAGACCCTGCAGCAGCAACAAACAGCGCTGGCGCAAGTGCGGGGAGAACTGCAGGCGAGTGAGAAACAGACCCAGCAGCAAGCCCAGCAAGTTGAGCAACTCCAGCAAGAACTCACGCGCCTGCAAGCCTTGGAAGCGGCCGTCGCGACCTTGCACGAGGTGGAACAGCAGCGCGATCGCCTGCAACAGCAACTCAGCCGTATCGAAGCCGCCCGCCAGTTTGAAACCGAACTACGCCAGTTGGTAGAACGGGGACAGGCTAGTTGCGATCGCCATCAAAGTGAGGCGAATACCGCTCTGGATACGCTTGCCGACTTGCAGCAAAGTATCCCTGTGCTCTCTGTTGATTCGATCACGTCACTCAAATCAGCCCTGGAGTCAGGTGTGACCATCAATCGGGCGATCGTGGCGGATGTCGAAAAGATTTTGGCCGACCTGTCGACTCAGACCGACGCTGACCAGTTGCGATCGCAGCTCCAAGCCGCTAAAAGCCGCCTGACCCAACTGAGCCAACAGCAGGCCACCCTGGCTACCCGGCCTGCCAAGCAACAGCAGCTGACTCGCCTGCAGACCCAGCAACAAACCCTCGCCGAGCATACCCAAACCCTCCAGTCGCAGCTCGCAGCAGGGGATGATCTCGCGACCCAACTCGCCACCCTCCAGACCGCCCTAGCGCAGCTCGAAGATCCCAAAGGTCGCACGGCAGTGTTGTCGCGATCGCTTCAGCAGCAGCCCACCGTCCAAAAGCGCTATGACGAGATGCAGACAGCGCAAACCGGGATCCAAAAACAAATTGACGAGTTGACGGCTGAATTGGCGGAATTTGACGACCTGGATGCAGCGATCGCCACCCACAATCAAGCCAAGCAGGCCCATCAAGCAGGTTATCTTCAATATTTGCAAAATGAAAAGGCCGCTCAAGACGAGTCTCGGTTGACTCAAGACCTCGCCACCGCTCAAACGGCTCTGGTGGCAAAACAGCAGGCTCGTGAACAAGTACAAACGCAGCTTGATCAAGCTCTCGCTGACTTTGATCCCCAACGGGCACAGCAGGTCGATGCCAGCTATCAATCCGTGCGCTCGGAACGCGATCGCTTGGCCGGGAGTCTGCCCAGTCAGCAGCAGCGGCTGCAAGACTATCAGCGGCAAATCGATGCGCTGAAAGCAGTAGCCGACAAACGAGATGCCGCAACCGCAGAACGACAGCAGCGCGATCGCATCAAGCGCTTCATCAACTTTGCTCGCAAAGCCTACAAGGAAGCCGGGCCGCGGATCACCGAGCGTTATGTCCAGCAGATTTCGCGTGAGGGTGATCGCCTCTTCCGCGAGCTGATCAACCGCCCCAACGTTGCCCTCACCTGGACCCGCGATTACGAAATCCTGGTGCAGGAAGGCCCCAACAAGCGTCGGTTTGTGAATTTGTCGGGGGGGGAACAGATGTGTGCGGCGCTGGCGGTGCGGCTCGCTCTGTTAAAAGTGCTGGCCGACATTGACATTGCCTTTTTCGACGAACCGACCACGAATATGGATCGGCCTCGACGCGAGAGTTTAGCCGAAGCGATCGCCCGCATTCGCAGCTTCAATCAGCTTTTTGTCATCAGCCACGACGACACCTTCGAAAAAGTCACCGAAAACGTCATTGTCGTCGAGCGCGAAGCTTAA